The Acidobacteriota bacterium genome includes a region encoding these proteins:
- a CDS encoding pyridoxal phosphate-dependent aminotransferase, producing MNTATGPGLSSLVREQLATPSPIRQIMKMAERQNILAMGLDPANVISFGGGWVNHEAPEEFRQAYQAVVSDTDLFHKSGGYTATLGDLECREQIARFEEHVFGVPRLAAQHIAIGMGSTQLTHDLFRTLLDPGDTVMLLDPTYANYEGQLAFAATGIKIVRLRVLDPETWSYLPETDPAGVAREFTRLFDHHRPKLVLFGAPDNPTSQVVPQALADVMLAKTAEAGSWLAIDFAYKCQYFQAPPAYYAWSPADHPNVIGIHSNSKWARGLGRRLGWIEAQSAVVEAIERVQQCSILCPDTLAQMAMARYLKQAIPDGSLRKYIDHANVMYKHAADVTLKAIDAHLQRPRLTPFGGLYTCVDIGTNAEAFVPKALQATGVLVVPGGGFGASLTNGVRISFGPLVRDTATIEAGLERLGRWMRAQ from the coding sequence ATGAACACTGCTACCGGCCCCGGTCTCTCGAGTCTCGTCAGGGAGCAACTCGCAACACCCTCCCCCATCCGCCAAATCATGAAGATGGCCGAGCGGCAGAACATCCTCGCCATGGGCCTGGATCCCGCCAATGTCATCTCGTTCGGCGGAGGATGGGTCAATCACGAGGCGCCGGAGGAGTTCCGCCAGGCGTACCAGGCGGTCGTCTCGGATACGGATCTGTTTCACAAGAGTGGCGGCTACACGGCCACGCTCGGCGACCTGGAGTGCCGCGAGCAGATTGCGCGCTTCGAGGAGCACGTCTTCGGCGTGCCGCGCCTCGCCGCCCAGCACATCGCCATCGGCATGGGCAGCACGCAGCTCACGCACGACCTGTTCCGCACGCTGCTCGATCCGGGCGACACGGTGATGCTGCTCGACCCAACCTACGCCAACTACGAGGGCCAGCTGGCCTTCGCCGCCACCGGCATCAAGATCGTGCGGTTGCGCGTGCTCGATCCCGAGACGTGGTCGTACCTGCCCGAGACCGATCCCGCCGGCGTCGCACGCGAGTTCACCCGGCTCTTCGATCACCATCGTCCCAAACTGGTGCTGTTTGGAGCGCCCGACAACCCGACCAGCCAGGTCGTGCCGCAGGCGCTGGCCGACGTGATGCTGGCGAAAACGGCTGAAGCCGGTTCGTGGCTGGCCATCGACTTCGCCTACAAGTGCCAGTACTTCCAGGCGCCACCGGCGTACTACGCGTGGTCACCGGCCGACCATCCCAACGTGATCGGCATTCACTCCAACTCGAAGTGGGCACGCGGCCTCGGGCGGCGGCTTGGCTGGATCGAGGCGCAGTCGGCGGTGGTCGAGGCCATTGAACGGGTGCAGCAGTGCAGCATCCTGTGCCCCGACACCCTCGCGCAGATGGCCATGGCGCGGTATCTCAAGCAGGCGATTCCGGATGGATCGCTGCGCAAGTACATCGACCACGCCAACGTCATGTACAAGCATGCCGCCGACGTCACGCTCAAGGCGATTGACGCGCACCTGCAGCGACCGCGGCTTACGCCGTTTGGCGGCCTTTACACCTGCGTGGACATCGGCACCAATGCGGAAGCCTTTGTGCCCAAGGCGCTGCAGGCGACGGGCGTCCTGGTGGTTCCAGGCGGCGGGTTTGGCGCGTCGCTGACCAACGGCGTGCGGATCTCGTTTGGCCCGCTGGTGCGAGACACGGCGACGATCGAAGCGGGCCTGGAACGGCTCGGCCGCTGGATGCGTGCCCAATAG
- a CDS encoding 2Fe-2S iron-sulfur cluster-binding protein: MPKLTVEGYGTVDVAAGKRLVLAIEQDAKVDILHACGGNARCTTCRIEFIEGEPARHTVAEQEKLTAKGLSGVRLSCQILCDHDMTVRAISRLEGSGRADPGGAPMAEITPPAQWIEGPIV, translated from the coding sequence ATGCCCAAGCTGACGGTAGAAGGATATGGAACGGTTGACGTGGCGGCCGGCAAGCGCCTGGTCCTCGCGATCGAACAGGATGCCAAGGTAGACATCCTGCACGCCTGCGGCGGCAACGCCCGGTGCACCACCTGCAGAATCGAATTTATCGAGGGAGAGCCGGCCAGGCACACCGTTGCCGAGCAGGAGAAGCTGACCGCGAAAGGGTTGAGCGGCGTCCGGTTGTCGTGCCAGATCCTGTGCGATCACGACATGACGGTGCGCGCGATCAGCCGGTTGGAGGGATCAGGGCGGGCCGACCCCGGTGGTGCGCCAATGGCTGAGATCACGCCACCCGCGCAGTGGATCGAGGGACCGATCGTCTAG
- a CDS encoding PEP-CTERM sorting domain-containing protein, protein MKSIVTLIAGLIIAFGSTGAAASISVLFIGNSFLFGAGSPVRFYRADTVTDLNHEGIGGVPALFKSFTQQAGLDYDVSLETRGGSGLDFHLANKLSVIGSRAWDTVVMHGFSLLDREKHRDPAKLIATTKAMAEFLRGKNPKVAIYTMATWARADHVYPAKGAWTGQSIEAMARDIRAAYDQAARPAGVKAVIPVGEAWNRAMQTGVADPNPYDGIDAGKLNLWTYDAYHASTHGYYLEALVIFGTLTGKDPRSLGDAECSGFELGMSRAEVRALQQVAFDQLGSAVTAAPLVTAKPAPAERCTIS, encoded by the coding sequence ATGAAGTCGATCGTCACCCTGATCGCCGGCCTGATCATCGCCTTCGGCAGCACCGGCGCCGCGGCCAGCATCAGCGTGCTCTTCATCGGCAACAGTTTCCTGTTTGGCGCGGGCTCGCCGGTGCGCTTCTATCGCGCCGACACAGTGACGGACCTGAACCACGAAGGCATTGGCGGCGTGCCGGCGCTGTTCAAGTCGTTCACGCAGCAGGCGGGGCTCGACTACGACGTCTCGCTCGAAACCCGCGGCGGCAGCGGGCTCGACTTCCATCTGGCGAACAAGCTCTCCGTAATCGGCTCGCGCGCCTGGGACACCGTCGTCATGCACGGTTTCAGCCTGCTTGATCGCGAGAAGCATCGCGATCCCGCCAAGCTGATTGCCACGACGAAGGCGATGGCCGAGTTTCTGCGCGGCAAGAATCCCAAGGTGGCCATTTACACCATGGCGACCTGGGCGCGCGCCGATCACGTGTACCCGGCGAAGGGCGCCTGGACCGGGCAATCCATTGAAGCGATGGCGCGGGACATTCGCGCCGCGTACGACCAGGCGGCCAGGCCCGCCGGCGTCAAGGCGGTGATCCCGGTGGGCGAGGCCTGGAATCGCGCCATGCAGACGGGCGTCGCCGATCCGAATCCCTACGACGGCATCGACGCCGGCAAGCTCAACCTGTGGACCTACGATGCGTATCACGCCAGCACCCACGGCTATTACCTCGAGGCGCTCGTGATTTTCGGCACGTTGACCGGAAAAGATCCGCGCTCGCTCGGCGACGCCGAGTGTTCAGGATTCGAGTTGGGGATGTCGCGCGCCGAAGTGCGCGCCCTGCAGCAAGTCGCATTTGATCAGCTGGGTAGCGCGGTCACGGCCGCGCCGCTCGTAACGGCCAAGCCGGCGCCCGCGGAGCGCTGTACAATCTCCTGA
- a CDS encoding M1 family aminopeptidase, with the protein MRFFGCLALILSFPLLAAAQTASPGSGVPLEIATARAANISDLRYELVLSIPEDLAAPLTGTNTLRFSLKDASTPLVIDFETSREHLKAVEANGRPSPFAYVNGHLIVPAASLVAGANTVRVTFNAGDASLNRSKDFLYTLFVPARARLALPVFDQPDLKGRWTMTLEHPAAWQSAANGAELTRTVNGTRATATFAETQPLSTYLVAFIAGDFKIETAERNGRTFRMFHRETDAGKVARNREAIFDLHARALAFLEDYTAIPYAFGKFDFVAIPAFQFGGMEHAGKILYNASGLMLDESATQNQLLGRASVIAHETAHMWFGDLVTMRWFNDVWMKEVFANFMAAKIVNPSFPTVNHDLRFLLSHYPAAYEVDRTPGANPIRQVLDNLNEAGSMYGAIIYQKAPVVMRHLETLLGADNFRDGLRDYLKRHAFANATWSDLITVLDARTPVNLQQWSRAWVDQPGRPAIQTELQLKDGKIARLAFRQRDPRNRNLIWPQQLRVALGLPSGREMMIVDLNGASVDVPQAVGQPAPAYVLPSAAGWAYGSFVLDRTTLDYLASSLPEIDDPLTRGSAWVTLWDALLDGQVRPAAFVDLAMQSLPRETDEQMTSRILGYTAAAWWRFLKPAELAARATRLESLLREGLAQAQTPSQKASWFGTLRNVAQTPGTVEWLRKVWAKEEAVTGLPLAEADFTTLALELAVRQVPDWQQILQTQLTRIENPDRKGRFAFVMPALSADPAVREKWFVSLKDVANRRREPWVLEGLGYLHHPLRAASSEKYVRPSLDLLWDIQKTGDIFFPKRWLDATLGGHQSPAVANTVRDFLKNLPAHYPERLRNITLQSADELYRAAEITRR; encoded by the coding sequence ATGCGATTTTTCGGGTGCCTTGCACTGATCCTGTCCTTCCCGCTCCTGGCCGCTGCGCAAACCGCCAGCCCGGGGTCCGGCGTACCTCTCGAAATCGCCACCGCGCGCGCAGCGAACATCAGCGACCTGCGCTATGAGCTGGTGCTGTCCATCCCCGAGGACCTTGCGGCGCCGCTGACCGGCACCAACACCCTCCGCTTCTCCCTGAAAGACGCCTCGACACCGCTGGTCATCGACTTCGAGACCAGCCGGGAGCACCTGAAGGCCGTCGAGGCCAACGGCCGGCCGTCGCCCTTCGCCTACGTCAACGGCCACCTGATCGTACCCGCGGCCTCGCTGGTCGCCGGCGCCAACACGGTGCGCGTCACCTTCAACGCCGGCGACGCCTCGCTCAATCGCAGCAAGGATTTCCTCTACACCCTGTTCGTGCCGGCCCGCGCGCGGCTGGCGCTCCCGGTCTTCGACCAACCCGACCTCAAGGGCAGGTGGACGATGACGCTGGAGCATCCGGCGGCGTGGCAGTCGGCAGCCAACGGCGCGGAGCTGACGCGCACGGTCAACGGCACGCGCGCAACCGCCACGTTCGCCGAGACGCAGCCACTGTCCACCTACCTGGTGGCCTTCATCGCCGGCGACTTCAAGATCGAAACCGCCGAGCGCAACGGCCGCACGTTCCGGATGTTCCACCGAGAGACCGACGCCGGCAAGGTCGCGCGCAACCGCGAGGCCATCTTCGACCTGCACGCGCGGGCCCTGGCGTTTCTCGAGGACTACACCGCGATCCCCTACGCGTTCGGCAAGTTCGACTTCGTGGCGATCCCCGCGTTCCAGTTCGGCGGCATGGAGCACGCCGGCAAGATCCTCTACAACGCCTCGGGCCTGATGCTCGACGAGTCGGCGACGCAGAACCAGTTGCTGGGACGCGCGTCGGTAATCGCCCACGAAACAGCGCACATGTGGTTCGGGGATCTGGTGACCATGCGCTGGTTCAACGACGTCTGGATGAAGGAAGTGTTCGCCAACTTCATGGCGGCAAAGATCGTGAACCCGTCGTTCCCGACAGTGAATCACGACCTGCGCTTCCTGCTGTCGCACTACCCGGCCGCCTACGAGGTGGATCGCACGCCGGGCGCCAATCCCATTCGCCAGGTGCTCGACAACCTGAACGAGGCCGGCAGCATGTACGGCGCAATCATCTACCAGAAGGCGCCGGTGGTGATGCGGCACCTCGAGACGCTGCTCGGCGCCGACAACTTCCGGGATGGGCTGCGCGACTACCTGAAGCGCCACGCCTTCGCCAACGCGACGTGGTCGGACTTGATCACGGTGCTCGACGCGCGCACCCCGGTGAACCTGCAGCAGTGGAGTCGTGCCTGGGTGGACCAGCCAGGCCGGCCGGCCATCCAGACCGAGCTGCAGCTCAAGGACGGCAAGATCGCGCGCCTGGCGTTCCGCCAGCGCGATCCACGCAACCGGAACTTGATCTGGCCGCAGCAACTACGGGTGGCCCTTGGCCTGCCTTCGGGGCGCGAGATGATGATCGTGGACCTGAACGGCGCCAGCGTGGACGTGCCCCAGGCGGTCGGCCAGCCGGCGCCGGCGTACGTGCTGCCGAGCGCCGCCGGCTGGGCCTACGGCTCGTTCGTGCTCGACCGCACCACGCTCGACTACCTGGCCTCGTCTTTGCCGGAGATCGACGATCCGCTGACGCGCGGCAGCGCCTGGGTCACGCTGTGGGACGCGCTGCTCGACGGCCAGGTCCGGCCGGCGGCGTTCGTCGATCTGGCGATGCAGTCGCTGCCACGTGAAACCGACGAGCAGATGACGTCCCGGATCCTGGGCTACACCGCAGCGGCGTGGTGGCGGTTCCTGAAGCCCGCTGAACTGGCGGCCCGCGCGACGCGGCTTGAATCGCTGCTGCGCGAAGGACTGGCACAGGCGCAGACACCCAGCCAGAAGGCATCATGGTTCGGCACGTTGCGTAATGTCGCGCAGACGCCCGGTACCGTCGAGTGGCTGCGCAAGGTGTGGGCGAAGGAAGAAGCGGTCACCGGATTGCCGCTCGCCGAGGCCGACTTCACGACGCTGGCGCTCGAGCTCGCGGTGCGGCAGGTGCCGGACTGGCAGCAAATCCTCCAGACCCAGCTCACGCGGATTGAGAACCCGGATCGCAAGGGCCGCTTCGCGTTCGTGATGCCCGCGCTTTCTGCCGATCCCGCTGTCCGCGAGAAGTGGTTCGTGTCGCTCAAGGACGTGGCGAACCGGCGCCGCGAGCCGTGGGTGCTCGAGGGATTGGGCTACCTGCACCACCCGCTGCGCGCCGCCAGTTCCGAGAAGTACGTGCGGCCGAGCCTCGACCTGCTGTGGGACATCCAGAAGACCGGCGACATTTTCTTCCCCAAGCGCTGGCTCGACGCCACGCTCGGCGGGCACCAGTCACCGGCGGTCGCCAACACGGTGCGCGACTTCCTGAAGAACCTGCCGGCGCACTATCCCGAGCGCCTGCGCAACATCACGTTGCAGTCGGCGGACGAATTGTATCGGGCGGCGGAGATCACGAGGCGCTAG
- a CDS encoding amidase codes for MDQISRRTFGLALGAAAVGGPLHALSSGERRQARPGVSKPDELCDLSAVDLATRLRRKDVSARDVMAAHLARIERVNPKVNAIVTLVADRAMAEAAKADELAARGGPLGVLHGLPVAHKDLVDTAGIRTTRGSLFYKDNVPTRDALIVTRIKAAGAITCGKTNTPELGAGSQTFNQVFGATRNPFDVTKTCGGSSGGAAVALACGMVPIADGSDTGGSLRNPAAFCNVVGLRPSPGRVPTDSTSWSPLSVSGPIARSVADVALFLSAIAIADGRSPLSLSDDPATFRRPLDRSFKGVRIAWWQGLGGIPFEPEIRTVVDANRRVFADLGCQIEDAEPDFTGVDQAFPTLRYAANHPRNSQLLRERPEWVKDTIKYEAAQAERMTGADLGRAMARHSLMFDQSRQFFERYDYFVLPVTQVAPFDVTTPYPTQVAGTTMATYLDWMRSCWYVTFMANPAISVPAGFTTGGLPVGIQIVGRHRDDWSVLQLAHAFEGATNHRRRQPAVLGL; via the coding sequence ATGGATCAGATTAGCCGTCGCACCTTTGGCTTGGCTCTTGGGGCGGCCGCCGTGGGCGGACCGTTGCACGCGCTCTCGTCGGGCGAGCGCAGGCAGGCCCGGCCCGGGGTCTCGAAACCAGACGAGTTGTGCGACCTGAGCGCCGTGGACCTGGCGACGCGGCTCCGGCGCAAGGACGTGTCGGCACGGGACGTGATGGCCGCACACTTGGCGCGCATCGAGCGCGTCAACCCGAAGGTCAACGCCATCGTGACGCTGGTCGCCGACCGCGCCATGGCCGAAGCGGCCAAGGCCGACGAGTTGGCCGCCCGGGGCGGACCGCTCGGCGTGCTGCATGGATTACCGGTGGCGCACAAGGACCTGGTCGACACCGCCGGCATTCGCACCACCCGCGGGTCGCTGTTCTACAAGGATAATGTCCCGACGCGCGACGCGCTGATCGTGACCCGCATCAAGGCCGCTGGCGCCATCACCTGCGGCAAGACCAACACTCCCGAGCTCGGCGCAGGCTCACAGACGTTCAACCAGGTATTTGGTGCCACGCGCAATCCGTTTGATGTGACCAAGACCTGTGGCGGAAGCAGCGGCGGCGCCGCGGTGGCGCTGGCGTGCGGGATGGTGCCGATTGCCGACGGCAGCGACACCGGCGGCTCGCTCCGCAACCCCGCGGCGTTCTGCAATGTCGTCGGGCTGCGGCCGTCGCCGGGCCGCGTCCCCACTGACAGCACGTCGTGGAGTCCGCTCTCGGTGTCGGGGCCGATCGCACGATCGGTCGCCGACGTGGCGCTGTTCCTCAGCGCGATCGCGATCGCCGATGGGCGCAGCCCGCTCTCGCTGTCGGACGATCCGGCAACCTTCAGGCGGCCGCTGGACCGCAGCTTCAAGGGGGTTCGCATCGCCTGGTGGCAGGGGCTGGGGGGCATTCCGTTCGAACCGGAGATCCGCACGGTCGTGGACGCCAACCGCCGCGTGTTTGCCGACCTGGGCTGCCAGATCGAAGATGCCGAACCCGACTTCACCGGCGTGGACCAGGCATTCCCGACGCTGCGCTATGCCGCCAACCATCCGCGGAACTCGCAGTTGCTCCGCGAACGGCCGGAGTGGGTGAAAGACACGATCAAGTACGAGGCTGCCCAGGCCGAACGCATGACCGGCGCCGACCTGGGGCGTGCCATGGCCAGGCACTCGCTGATGTTTGACCAGAGCCGGCAGTTCTTTGAACGCTACGACTACTTCGTGCTGCCCGTCACCCAGGTCGCGCCGTTTGACGTCACCACGCCGTATCCCACGCAGGTGGCGGGCACGACGATGGCCACGTATCTCGACTGGATGCGCTCCTGCTGGTACGTGACGTTCATGGCGAACCCGGCCATTTCGGTCCCGGCCGGCTTCACGACCGGCGGCCTGCCGGTCGGTATTCAGATTGTGGGCCGTCACCGCGACGATTGGAGCGTGCTGCAGCTGGCCCACGCGTTCGAGGGCGCCACGAACCATCGCCGGCGCCAGCCGGCGGTGCTGGGTCTGTAG